A single region of the Kocuria rosea genome encodes:
- a CDS encoding cytochrome c oxidase subunit 4: MKLSIKLFILIGGFSLLVAVVYGFLTRFDELVGFPALLAVGAMSFMLAVYLWLVNRNTGGVLPEDKLDGEIVESAGEYGHFSPWSWWPLLLGTGCALAFTALAMGWWILGLAAPLAVLGLVGLIFEYSRGDHAH, encoded by the coding sequence ATGAAACTCTCCATCAAACTGTTCATCCTCATCGGGGGCTTCAGCCTCCTGGTGGCCGTGGTCTACGGCTTCCTCACGCGGTTCGACGAGCTCGTCGGGTTCCCGGCGCTGCTGGCCGTCGGCGCCATGTCCTTCATGCTGGCCGTCTACCTGTGGCTCGTGAACCGCAACACCGGTGGCGTCCTCCCCGAGGACAAGCTCGACGGCGAGATCGTCGAGTCCGCCGGCGAGTACGGACACTTCTCCCCGTGGAGCTGGTGGCCCCTGCTGCTCGGCACCGGCTGCGCCCTCGCGTTCACGGCGCTGGCCATGGGCTGGTGGATCCTCGGCCTCGCCGCCCCGCTGGCGGTGCTCGGCCTGGTGGGTCTGATCTTCGAGTACTCCCGCGGCGACCACGCCCACTGA
- the coxB gene encoding cytochrome c oxidase subunit II, whose amino-acid sequence MSSHTRTDSLRRRTAKVSAVAVLAATALTGCSEEAKLGWMPTERGTTDNADMILDLWVGSWIAALVVGLVTWGLMLWCMIAYRRRKNETGYPRQVAYHAPLEVFYTIVPIALIMSLFFFTERTQAEITAPDDNPDVTVQVYGKQWAWDFNYLTDDVWDTGIQGHLDGEEGVPERVPTLYLPVDSDVELQVTSRDVIHSFWVPAFLEKRDMFPGRTNTISITTGQEGEYFGKCAEFCGEYHSEMLFNVNVVSQAEYDAHIQSLRDAGQTGALGEEYSRDSYPGADDQQQESFNN is encoded by the coding sequence GTGAGTTCGCACACACGAACCGACAGCCTCCGGCGCCGCACGGCGAAGGTGTCTGCGGTAGCAGTCCTGGCAGCAACCGCGCTGACGGGATGCTCGGAAGAGGCGAAGCTCGGCTGGATGCCCACCGAGCGTGGCACCACCGACAACGCCGACATGATCCTCGACCTGTGGGTCGGCTCCTGGATCGCGGCCCTCGTCGTGGGACTGGTGACCTGGGGCCTCATGCTCTGGTGCATGATCGCCTACCGCCGGCGCAAGAACGAGACCGGCTACCCGCGCCAGGTGGCGTACCACGCCCCGCTCGAGGTCTTCTACACGATCGTCCCGATCGCCCTGATCATGTCCCTGTTCTTCTTCACCGAGCGGACCCAGGCCGAGATCACCGCCCCGGACGACAACCCGGACGTGACCGTCCAGGTCTACGGCAAGCAGTGGGCCTGGGACTTCAACTACCTGACCGACGACGTCTGGGACACCGGCATCCAGGGCCACCTCGACGGCGAGGAGGGCGTCCCCGAGCGGGTGCCCACCCTGTACCTGCCCGTCGACAGCGACGTCGAGCTGCAGGTCACCTCCCGCGACGTCATCCACTCCTTCTGGGTCCCCGCGTTCCTCGAGAAGCGGGACATGTTCCCGGGCCGCACCAACACCATCAGCATCACCACGGGGCAGGAGGGCGAGTACTTCGGCAAGTGCGCCGAGTTCTGCGGCGAGTACCACTCCGAGATGCTGTTCAACGTCAACGTGGTCAGCCAGGCCGAGTACGACGCCCACATCCAGTCCTTGCGCGACGCCGGCCAGACCGGGGCCCTGGGCGAGGAGTACAGCCGCGACTCCTACCCGGGCGCGGACGACCAGCAGCAAGAATCTTTTAACAACTAA
- the ctaD gene encoding cytochrome c oxidase subunit I: MSTLEYSRDEAATVAPRVVPRSKGRMVVNWITSTDHKTIGYMYLISSFAFFCIAGVMALLIRAELFEPGMQILETKEQYNQLFTMHGTLMLLMFGTPLFVGFANVIVPLQIGAPDVAFPRLNALAFWFFLFGSLIATAGFLTPQGAASFGWFAYTPLSNSSFSPGAGGDLWVFGLALSGFGTIMGGVNFITTIIAMRAPGMTVWRMGLFTWNTLITSLLVIMVFPPLAAALFALGMDRTLGGHIFDPANGGAVLWQHLFWFFGHPEVYVLALPFFGIVSEIIPVFSRKPLFGYKGLVFATIAIAALSVTVWAHHMYVTGAVMLSFFAFMTMMIAVPTGVKFFNWIGTMWQGSITFETPMLWVLGFMFTFLFGGLTGVILATPPLDFHVSDSYFVVAHFHYVIFGTVVFGMFAGFYFWWPKFTGKMLNERIGKIHFWLLFLGFHMTFLIQHWLGVDGMPRRYADYLPEDNFTWMNQISTVGAMLLGVSMIPWFWNVYTTWRNGTKVEVDDPWGFGGSLEWATSCPPPRHNFTSLPRIRSERPALDLHHPELAAESPQQSPVDDGAIATRKG; this comes from the coding sequence GTGTCCACACTCGAGTATTCACGGGACGAGGCAGCCACTGTCGCTCCGCGCGTGGTGCCCCGGTCCAAGGGACGGATGGTCGTCAACTGGATCACGTCCACCGACCACAAGACGATCGGGTACATGTACCTGATCTCCTCGTTCGCCTTCTTCTGCATCGCCGGCGTCATGGCGCTGCTGATCCGCGCCGAGCTCTTCGAGCCGGGCATGCAGATCCTGGAGACCAAGGAGCAGTACAACCAGCTGTTCACCATGCACGGCACGCTGATGCTGCTGATGTTCGGCACCCCGCTGTTCGTCGGCTTCGCCAACGTCATCGTCCCGCTGCAGATCGGCGCCCCCGACGTCGCGTTCCCGCGGCTCAACGCCCTGGCGTTCTGGTTCTTCCTGTTCGGCTCGCTGATCGCCACCGCCGGGTTCCTCACCCCCCAGGGCGCGGCCTCCTTCGGCTGGTTCGCGTACACGCCGTTGAGCAACTCCTCGTTCTCGCCCGGCGCCGGTGGTGACCTCTGGGTCTTCGGCCTCGCCCTGTCCGGCTTCGGCACGATCATGGGCGGCGTCAACTTCATCACCACGATCATCGCGATGCGCGCCCCCGGCATGACCGTGTGGCGGATGGGCCTGTTCACCTGGAACACGCTCATCACCTCGCTGCTCGTGATCATGGTGTTCCCGCCGCTGGCCGCCGCGCTGTTCGCACTGGGCATGGACCGGACCCTGGGCGGGCACATCTTCGACCCGGCCAACGGGGGAGCGGTGCTGTGGCAGCACCTCTTCTGGTTCTTCGGCCACCCCGAGGTGTACGTGCTCGCGCTGCCGTTCTTCGGCATCGTCTCCGAGATCATCCCGGTGTTCTCCCGCAAGCCGCTGTTCGGCTACAAGGGCCTCGTGTTCGCGACCATCGCGATCGCCGCCCTGTCGGTGACCGTGTGGGCCCACCACATGTACGTCACCGGGGCCGTGATGCTGAGCTTCTTCGCGTTCATGACCATGATGATCGCGGTGCCCACCGGCGTGAAGTTCTTCAACTGGATCGGCACGATGTGGCAGGGCTCGATCACCTTCGAGACGCCGATGCTGTGGGTGCTGGGCTTCATGTTCACGTTCCTCTTCGGCGGCCTGACCGGCGTCATCCTGGCCACCCCGCCGCTGGACTTCCACGTCTCCGACTCGTACTTCGTGGTCGCCCACTTCCACTACGTCATCTTCGGCACCGTGGTGTTCGGCATGTTCGCCGGGTTCTACTTCTGGTGGCCCAAGTTCACCGGCAAGATGCTCAACGAGCGGATCGGCAAGATCCACTTCTGGCTGCTGTTCCTGGGCTTCCACATGACCTTCCTGATCCAGCACTGGCTGGGCGTGGACGGCATGCCGCGCCGCTACGCGGACTACCTGCCGGAGGACAACTTCACCTGGATGAACCAGATCTCCACGGTCGGGGCGATGCTCCTCGGCGTCTCGATGATCCCGTGGTTCTGGAACGTCTACACGACCTGGCGCAACGGCACGAAGGTCGAGGTCGACGACCCCTGGGGCTTCGGCGGATCGCTGGAGTGGGCCACATCCTGCCCGCCGCCGCGGCACAACTTCACCTCGCTGCCGCGCATCCGGTCCGAGCGGCCGGCGCTGGACCTGCACCACCCGGAGCTGGCCGCGGAGTCCCCGCAGCAGTCCCCGGTCGACGACGGCGCCATCGCCACGCGGAAGGGCTGA